The following proteins are encoded in a genomic region of Parus major isolate Abel chromosome 18, Parus_major1.1, whole genome shotgun sequence:
- the ST6GALNAC2 gene encoding alpha-N-acetylgalactosaminide alpha-2,6-sialyltransferase 2 codes for MGSPHWKRLCLLLLAGLTSSLLLYSHYHATVEAPSSQRIIASLLQPEPLVLAPSGTPHGAGSHRWALGDSSESGNSFKPSGELEELEPSRKQPSPCLHSVMARAKADPKFGEIFRFNTPVLMWDQHFTLETWNRLKARHVPYGWQGLSLAVVGSTLQLLNTTANRHLFDRAAFSGGCVRCAVVGNGGILNGSRQGKAIDSHDLVFRLNGAVIKGFEEDVGTKVSFYGFTVNTMKNSLISYEEYGFTQIPQGKDLKYIFIPSDVRDYVMLKSAIQGSPVPEGSDKGDEPQKYFGPEASAEKFKLLHPDFLQYLTARFLRSEILNTQYGSLYMPSTGALMLLTALHTCDQVSAYGFITANYEQFSDHYYEVEKKPLVFYANHDMMLEAALWRSLHRAGIITLYQR; via the exons ATGGGGTCCCCgcactggaaaaggctctgCCTTTTGCTCCTGGCCGGTTTAacatcctccctgctcctctaCAGCCACTACCACGCTACGGTGGAGGCGCCCAGCAGCCAGAGGATCATAGCCAG cttgctgcagccagagccGCTGGTCCTGGCTCCCTCAGGGACACCACACGGAGCCGGCAGCCACAGGTGGGCTCTTGGAGACAGCTCGGAGAG TGGGAATTCCTTCAAGCCCTctggagagctggaggagctggagcccagcagaAAGCAG cccagcccctgcctccACTCAGTGATGGCCAGAGCAAAGGCAGACCCCAAGTTTGGGGAAATCTTCCGCTTCAACACCCCCGTGCTGATGTGGGACCAGCACTTCACCCTGGAGACCTGGAACAGGCTGAAGGCACGACACGTCCCCTACGGCTGGCAAGGCTTGTCCCTCGCAG TGGTGGGCAGcaccctccagctcctcaaCACCACGGCCAACCGGCACCTCTTCGACAGGGCCGCCTTCTCCGGGGGCTGTGTCCGCTGTGCTGTGGTGGGCAACGGTGGCATCCTCAACGGCTCGCGGCAGGGCAAGGCCATCGACAGCCACGATCTGGTCTTCAG gctCAACGGTGCCGTGATCAAAGGCTTCGAGGAGGATGTTGGCACCAAGGTTTCCTTCTACGGCTTCACGGTGAACACCATGAAGAACTCCCTCATCTCCTACGAGGAGTATGGCTTCACCCAAATTCCCCAGGGCAAG gacctgAAGTACATCTTCATCCCCTCGGATGTCCGTGACTACGTCATGCTGAAATCGGCCATCCAGGGCAGCCCAGTGCCCGAGGGCTCAGACAAGGGGGATGA GCCACAGAAGTATTTTGGACCAGAGGCATCTGCAGAGAAGTTCAAGCTGCTGCATCCTGATTTCTTGCAGTACCTGACAGCAAG GTTCCTGCGGTCGGAGATCCTGAACACCCAGTACGGCTCCCTCTACATGCCCAGCACCGGTGCCCTCATGCTCCTCACCGCACTCCACACCTGCGACCAG GTCAGCGCCTACGGGTTCATCACGGCCAACTACGAGCAGTTCTCAGACCACTACTACGAGGTGGAGAAGAAACCTCTGGTGTTTTATGCCAACCATGACATGatgctggaggcagcactgtGGAGGAGCCTGCACCGTGCAGGGATCATCACCCTCTACCAACGCTGA
- the ST6GALNAC1 gene encoding alpha-N-acetylgalactosaminide alpha-2,6-sialyltransferase 1, translating into MRCSRIRLPKIAKALICLGVVTQFCLFVVNSSSLFDLVKTKIFRKQNIFQHAPDTQQVDTQKQQGLNCSDNGNSRSILKVTLGGHITRLKDVVEKAPRWKGNEEQEKTMKPVMSIKAAKENMAVKPPPQLEGIKKTTVKTTPMVPGNKGKTTVRPAPQVEEAKEKTTVKPLPREKGGMEKATVKPNSGMKGAHENNTSKDQAKPKASMKTVRPVPQATAVTQKRKLSAANFKSEPQWDFEDKYLLDNSSPPSTCSESVRARAAKSDWLRDLFLPSITLFIDKRYFNDSEWNRLEHFIPPYGFMDLNYSLVKEVISLLPPKPHQQLLLASRDSSVPTCISCAVVGNGGILNNSGMGQEIDSHDYVFRVSGAVIKGYEKDVGTKTSFYGFTAYSLLSSLQILGHRGFSNIPRDKNVRYIHFLEAARDYEWLDALLFNKDIRKGFLNLSGQKPRQKFDKDFTMDKYLVVHPDFLRYMKNRFLKSKNLEKHYWRLYRPTTGAFLLLTALHLCDRVSAYGYITEGHEKYSDHYYDKDRKRLIFYINHDFNLEKQVWKRLHDENIMKLYQRT; encoded by the exons ATGCGCTGTTCCAGGATAAGACTCCCGAAAATTGCCAAAGCCCTGATTTGCCTCGGTGTTGTAACACAGTTCTGCCTCTTCGTTGTCAATTCCAGCTCCTTGTTTGATTTGGTGAAGACAAAGATTTTCAG gaaacagaacattttccaaCATGCCCCAGATACACAACAAGTGGACACCCAAAAGCAACAGGGTTTGAACTGTTCTGATAATGGGAACTCCAGGAGCATTTTAAAGGTGACTTTGGGAGGACACATCACAAGACTCAAAGATGTGGTGGAGAAGGCACCAAGATGGAAAGGAaatgaggagcaggagaaaacaaTGAAACCAGTTATGAGCATAAAGGCAGCCAAGGAGAACATGGCTGTGAAACCACCACCCCAGTTGGAGGGAATCAAGAAGACAACAGTGAAAACAACCCCTATGGTGCCGGGAAACAAGGGGAAAACAACAGTGAGGCCAGCTCCACAGGTGGAAGAAGCCAAGGAAAAGACAACAGTGAAACCACttcccagggagaagggaggcaTGGAGAAGGCAACAGTGAAACCAAACTCTGGCATGAAGGGAGCACATGAGAACAACACATCCAAAGACCaagcaaaacccaaagcatCAATGAAAACTGTAAGACCTGTTCCTCAGGCTACTGCAGTGACACAGAAGAGGAAACTGAGTGCTGCTAACTTCAAATCTGAGCCACAGTGGGATTTTGAGGACAAGTACCTGCTGGATAACTCGTCCCCACCCTCG acCTGCTCTGAATCAGTGAGGGCCAGGGCTGCCAAGTCTGACTGGCTTCGGGATCTTTTCCTGCCCAGTATCACACTCTTCATAGACAAGAGGTACTTCAATGACAGTGAATGGAACCGCCTGGAGCATTTTATACCCCCCTATGGCTTCATGGACCTGAATTATTCAC TGGTAAAGGAAGTCATATCCCTGCTGCCCCCAAAgccccaccagcagctgctcctggccagccGTGACAGCAGTGTGCCCACGTGCATCAGCTGTGCTGTCGTGGGGAATGGAGGAATACTGAATAACTCTGGGATGGGCCAGGAGATTGACTCCCATGACTATGTCTTCAG GGTGAGCGGGGCTGTAATCAAGGGTTATGAAAAAGATGTGGGAACAAAAACCTCCTTTTATGGATTCACAGCCTActccctgctttcctctcttCAGATTTTGGGACACAGAGGGTTTAGCAACATCCCACGAGATAAA AATGTCAGATACATTCACTTCCTGGAGGCAGCAAGGGATTATGAGTGGCTGGACGCTCTTCTGTTCAACAAGGACATCAGGAAAGGATTCTTGAACCTCAGCGG GCAGAAGCCCCGGCAGAAATTCGATAAAGATTTCACAATGGACAAATACCTGGTGGTTCATCCTGATTTCCTCAGATACATGAAAAACAG GTTTTTAAAGTCTAAAAATTTGGAAAAGCACTACTGGAGGCTGTACAGACCCACAACGGGGGCGTTCCTGCTGCTGACTGCCCTCCATCTCTGTGACCGG GTCAGTGCCTATGGTTACATCACGGAGGGGCACGAGAAGTACTCGGATCACTACTATGACAAGGACCGAAAACGTCTGATTTTCTACATTAACCATGACTTCAACTTGGAAAAGCAGGTGTGGAAAAGACTTCATGATGAAAATATCATGAAACTTTACCAGAGAACCTGA